A DNA window from Tachysurus fulvidraco isolate hzauxx_2018 chromosome 4, HZAU_PFXX_2.0, whole genome shotgun sequence contains the following coding sequences:
- the LOC113657179 gene encoding sterile alpha motif domain-containing protein 3-like — MLCHVIISPQNIQKVRLDPVPDSVDGLRFELKSRLQLKDPFDLQYEDEDFHDFCNLTCVADLPKYKVTLKILFTPFRDTLSDSSLDTAILSEFSSTSTSSPSIHSEPSATRSQPWPTAFPIPIFTYDVELILRQGNEAFRKDGTLLSVSRDMKIDILTQLAETIYSYKAYPVNEEIESVAAALIEKHPCLKEPSSASGWYGWKISLKFKMGNYRQKLRDAGCQELKVNSEKRGLGETRRKRNKVKKPRRCETNFLPDLPQGKDQESLDKEREQIAVEMKKRTTDISFVDSAMSSMFSLRRQEVVEEEPPVSQMKVRWPALFTERQLSKEFTRLVQVLF; from the exons ATGCTATGTCACGTGATCATCTCCCCACAAAACATTCAAAAAGTTAGACTTGATCCTGTTCCAGATTCTGTTGATGGCCTCAGGTTTGAACTTAAAAGCAGGCTTCAGCTGAAAGACCCTTTTGATCTTCAATATGAAGATGAAGACTTCCATGATTTCTGTAACCTTACATGTGTAGCTGATCTGCCCAAATACAAGGTGACACTGAAGATTCTTTTCACCCCTTTTCGAGATACATTGTCAGACTCCAGTTTAGACACTGCAATTTTAAGTGAATTTTCATCCACATCAACTTCTTCACCCAGCATCCATTCAGAGCCATCTGCCACCCGTTCGCAGCCATGGCCAACAGCCTTTCCCATCCCCATTTTTACATATGATGTGGAGTTAATTCTAAGACAAGGTAATGAGGCATTTCGAAAGGATGGAACACTTCTGTCAGTTTCCAGAGACATGAAGATTGACATTCTAACCCAACTTGCAGAAACTATATACTCATACAAAGCCTATCCTGTAAATGAAGAGATTGAAAGTGTAGCTGCTGCCCTAATTGAAAAACACCCCTGTCTCAAAGAGCCAAGCTCTGCATCTGGATGGTATGGGTGGAAAATTAGTTTGAAGTTTAAGATGGGCAACTACAGACAAAAGCTGAGAGATGCAGGTTGTCAGGAACTGAAAGTGAATTCTGAAAAGAGAGGTCTTGGGGAGACAAGAAGAAAGCGAAACAAAGTGAAGAAACCTAGACGGTGTGAAACAAATTTTCTTCCAGATCTACCTCAGGGCAAAGACCAGGAAAGTCTAGATAAGGAAAGAGAGCAAATAGCAGtggagatgaagaagaggaCTACTGACATCAGCTTTGTTGATTCTGCTATGAGCAGCATGTTTTCTTTGAGAAGACAAGAAGTTGTTGAGGAAGAGCCACCAGTGTCACAAATGAAAGTTCGATGGCCAGCACTTTtcacagagagacag TTGAGCAAAGAATTCACCAGGCTTGTGCAAGTCCTTTTTTGA